One genomic region from Fusobacterium sp. IOR10 encodes:
- a CDS encoding 4Fe-4S binding protein, producing MEIKEIFESFEKVHSYSFATINNDFPEIRIAHFLTYDREGIYFQTMKVKSFYKQLIENKKVAVCSLVSETVPVTHDENGLSDFPPGFFIRVSGHVREISLEELKKKALKDKKFNPMVMDIERYPNMTTFVLYKFKGEVYNYDFAKEKFTHKIKRKSFSFGGMEYLKAGLVVNKEKCIACGKCEKICSFGAIVPGEKYSINSKYCDECGSCSLVCPRNAINKPL from the coding sequence ATGGAAATAAAAGAAATTTTTGAATCATTTGAGAAAGTTCATTCTTATAGTTTTGCAACTATTAACAATGATTTTCCAGAAATTAGAATAGCACATTTTTTAACATATGATAGAGAGGGAATTTATTTTCAAACAATGAAGGTAAAATCTTTTTATAAGCAATTAATTGAAAACAAAAAAGTAGCAGTTTGCTCACTGGTATCAGAAACTGTTCCAGTTACCCATGATGAAAATGGACTTTCTGATTTTCCACCAGGATTTTTTATAAGGGTAAGTGGGCACGTAAGAGAGATTTCCCTTGAGGAACTTAAGAAAAAAGCATTAAAGGACAAGAAATTTAATCCAATGGTAATGGATATTGAAAGATATCCAAATATGACAACCTTTGTTTTGTATAAATTTAAAGGAGAGGTTTATAATTATGATTTTGCTAAGGAAAAGTTTACTCATAAAATAAAAAGAAAGAGCTTTTCTTTTGGTGGAATGGAGTATCTTAAAGCAGGTTTAGTAGTAAATAAGGAAAAATGTATTGCATGTGGAAAATGTGAAAAAATTTGTTCCTTTGGAGCAATTGTTCCAGGAGAAAAATACTCAATAAACTCAAAATATTGTGATGAATGTGGTTCTTGTTCCTTAGTTTGTCCAAGGAATGCAATAAATAAACCCCTTTAA
- a CDS encoding amino acid ABC transporter ATP-binding protein gives MNLKINIENLVKSYQNQKILCDLNFSVSNIKVLGIIGESGCGKSTLLRQLSGIEFSDYGSIRVNDISLLRTNIKEYQKKIGVVFQNHNLFPHLTVEENINLVLEKARSFSRERSNAITNGLLRDFFLEEIKNKKPRNISGGQAQRASIARALAGNPELVFLDEPTASLDPVLTKEVLESIEMLKNLGVEFIFVTHEMDFLKKFADYFIFLDKGKILEHGQIDKLNNPATKELNFFLKGINI, from the coding sequence ATGAATTTGAAAATTAACATAGAAAATTTAGTAAAAAGTTATCAAAATCAAAAGATATTGTGTGATTTAAATTTTTCTGTTAGTAATATAAAAGTTTTGGGAATTATAGGAGAATCTGGGTGTGGAAAATCAACTTTACTTAGACAACTTTCAGGAATAGAATTTTCAGATTATGGTAGTATAAGGGTAAACGATATAAGTTTGCTAAGGACAAATATTAAAGAATATCAAAAAAAAATAGGTGTTGTTTTTCAAAATCATAATTTATTTCCTCATTTAACAGTAGAAGAAAATATAAACTTAGTTTTAGAAAAAGCAAGATCTTTTTCTAGAGAAAGGTCCAATGCAATTACCAATGGTTTATTAAGGGATTTTTTTCTAGAGGAAATAAAGAATAAGAAACCAAGGAATATTTCAGGAGGACAGGCTCAAAGAGCTTCAATAGCTAGGGCATTAGCAGGTAATCCTGAATTAGTATTTCTAGATGAGCCAACAGCATCACTGGATCCAGTTTTAACAAAGGAAGTATTAGAAAGTATTGAGATGTTAAAAAATTTAGGAGTTGAGTTTATATTTGTAACTCATGAAATGGATTTTTTAAAAAAGTTCGCAGATTATTTTATTTTTTTAGACAAGGGGAAAATATTAGAGCATGGACAAATAGACAAATTAAACAACCCTGCAACTAAAGAATTAAATTTTTTTCTAAAGGGTATAAATATTTAA
- a CDS encoding ABC transporter permease subunit (The N-terminal region of this protein, as described by TIGR01726, is a three transmembrane segment that identifies a subfamily of ABC transporter permease subunits, which specificities that include histidine, arginine, glutamine, glutamate, L-cystine (sic), the opines (in Agrobacterium) octopine and nopaline, etc.) codes for MNSLKLSMTKSLGNTLKIRNLDLSILLKNLSKLGAYLLIVLIFFKIILNVSDHPNYNLILYQYSKLLRGFKITLIISIITLFISLISGFVFYILMENKNIFLNTFINIVKEIILGTPLIVMIFLVVYVFGVRIKITNKLILGIVALSFYMTPYIANSYKAGSAVISKEQKIIMELYNFNFYTKYKYIIIPQMIKPLIPLLINNFSSIIKGSALLKIISVTEISYMITVISNKNYAAIEGYIIMWIMYLSITIPLSLLANKIGRRYEFEN; via the coding sequence ATGAACAGCTTGAAATTAAGTATGACAAAGTCATTAGGGAATACTTTAAAAATAAGAAACTTGGATTTAAGTATATTGTTGAAAAACCTGAGTAAATTAGGTGCTTATCTTTTGATTGTTCTTATATTTTTTAAGATTATATTAAATGTAAGTGACCATCCAAATTATAATCTTATTTTATATCAGTATTCAAAACTGTTAAGAGGTTTTAAAATAACATTAATAATAAGTATAATAACTTTATTTATAAGTTTAATATCTGGTTTTGTATTTTATATTTTAATGGAAAACAAGAATATATTTTTGAATACTTTTATAAATATAGTTAAAGAAATAATCTTAGGAACTCCTTTAATAGTAATGATATTTTTAGTTGTTTATGTTTTTGGTGTAAGAATTAAGATTACAAACAAATTAATTTTAGGTATTGTAGCTTTATCTTTTTATATGACTCCTTATATTGCTAATTCTTATAAAGCTGGATCAGCTGTTATAAGTAAAGAACAAAAGATAATTATGGAGTTGTATAATTTCAATTTTTATACAAAATATAAATATATAATTATTCCTCAAATGATAAAGCCATTAATACCTCTATTAATTAATAATTTTTCAAGTATCATAAAGGGTTCAGCATTGTTAAAAATAATTTCAGTTACTGAAATTTCATATATGATAACAGTGATTTCAAATAAAAATTATGCTGCTATTGAAGGGTATATAATAATGTGGATAATGTATTTAAGTATTACGATCCCATTATCTTTATTGGCAAATAAAATTGGAAGGAGATATGAATTTGAAAATTAA
- a CDS encoding transporter substrate-binding domain-containing protein gives MLRKIKCIFFIGLFFSLNFLFTGCGREKKSNNILRVGIDLKYPPFMYIDDTGDPAGFEVDLAYAFGKYLGRKVEIVNTDFSMLSASLDSEETDILISDMSVTKERKVKMDFSKGYRYGRTMALVNKKFYDENNISDNISPDKFFKLKGIKCIGLSGTIGVDIPYKYGGDVIEATEIGTAMEEIINGSSNVMVGSYTIIGNHLANKKTTEVYLGIKDYSTSCFVVKKGNKELLDKSNEFIEKLYEKGGMYEQLEIKYDKVIREYFKNKKLGFKYIVEKPE, from the coding sequence ATGTTAAGAAAAATAAAATGTATATTTTTTATAGGATTATTTTTCAGTTTGAATTTTCTATTTACAGGTTGTGGAAGGGAAAAAAAATCAAATAATATCCTTAGAGTGGGTATAGATTTAAAATATCCACCATTTATGTATATAGATGATACAGGTGATCCTGCTGGATTTGAAGTTGATTTAGCCTATGCATTTGGAAAATATCTAGGGAGAAAAGTGGAAATAGTAAATACAGATTTCTCAATGCTATCAGCTTCTTTGGATAGTGAAGAAACAGATATATTAATTAGTGATATGTCTGTAACCAAAGAAAGAAAAGTAAAAATGGATTTTTCTAAAGGATACAGGTATGGAAGAACAATGGCCTTAGTTAATAAAAAATTTTATGATGAAAATAATATTTCAGATAATATTAGTCCAGATAAATTTTTCAAATTAAAAGGAATAAAATGTATTGGATTAAGTGGAACTATTGGAGTTGATATACCTTATAAATATGGTGGAGATGTTATAGAAGCTACAGAAATAGGAACTGCTATGGAAGAGATAATTAATGGAAGTTCTAATGTTATGGTTGGAAGCTACACAATTATAGGGAATCATCTTGCTAATAAGAAAACAACAGAAGTTTATTTAGGAATAAAGGATTATTCTACATCTTGTTTTGTTGTAAAAAAAGGAAATAAAGAGTTGTTAGATAAATCAAATGAATTTATAGAAAAATTATATGAAAAGGGTGGCATGTATGAACAGCTTGAAATTAAGTATGACAAAGTCATTAGGGAATACTTTAAAAATAAGAAACTTGGATTTAAGTATATTGTTGAAAAACCTGAGTAA